In Parus major isolate Abel chromosome 1, Parus_major1.1, whole genome shotgun sequence, the following proteins share a genomic window:
- the RPL8 gene encoding 60S ribosomal protein L8 — protein MGRVIRGQRKGAGSVFRAHVKHRKGPAKLRAVDFAERHGYIKGIVKDIIHDPGRGAPLAKIAFRDPYRFKKRTELFIAAEGIHTGQFVYCGKKAQLNIGNVLPVGTMPEGTIVCCLEEKPGDRGKLARASGNYATVISHNPETKKTRVKLPSGSKKVISSANRAVVGIVAGGGRIDKPILKAGRAYHKYKAKRNCWPRVRGVAMNPVEHPFGGGNHQHIGKPSTIRRDAPAGRKVGLIAARRTGRLRGTKTVQEKEN, from the exons ATGGGCCGCGTCATCCGCGGGCAGAGGAAAGGCGCGGGCTCCGTGTTCCGTGCCCACGTCAAGCACAGGAAGGGCCCGGCCAAGCTGCGCGCCGTGGACTTCGCCGAGCGGCACGGCTACATCAAGGGCATCGTCAAG GACATCATCCATGACCCTGGGCGGGGTGCTCCGCTGGCCAAGATCGCCTTCCGTGACCCGTACCGGTTCAAGAAGCGCACGGAGCTGTTCATCGCTGCCGAGGGCATCCACACTGGGCAATTTGTGTACTGTGGCAAGAAag CCCAGCTGAACATCGGGAATGTTCTGCCCGTGGGCACCATGCCCGAGGGCACCATCGTGTGCTGCCTGGAGGAGAAGCCCGGTGACCGCGGGAAGCTGGCGCGTGCCTCCGGGAACTACGCCACCGTCATCTCCCACAACCCCGAAACCAAGAAAACCAGGGTGAAGCTGCCCTCGGGCTccaagaaagtaatttcttctgcaaacaGGGCTGTTGTGG gaatcGTGGCTGGTGGAGGCCGTATTGACAAGCCCATCCTGAAGGCCGGCCGTGCCTACCACAAGTACAAGGCCAAGAGGAACTGCTGGCCACGTGTCCGTGGTGTGGCCATGAAC CCCGTGGAGCATCCCTTCGGAGGAGGCAACCACCAGCACATCGGGAAGCCCTCGACCATCCGCAGGGACGCTCCCGCGGGACGCAAGGTCGGGCTCATCGCTGCGCGCCGCACGGGGCGGCTGCGGGGCACAAAGACtgtgcaggagaaggagaacTGA